The sequence CACATTTATAGTTGACTTTAAAACGTGGCAATAAATAATGGCAAACCATGCGGAAGAGGACACTTTAAGCCCAGAATCAACATCCGAGAGATTGGCCGGTGTTAACAATATCACCATTCCGAGCAGTTGGAACGAGgtattgaaatcttttttttttttttaaattacaattacagttgattcattaatttaattCACGTGTGTTATAGACGGGATACGAATCATACCCTCCATCGCTCGACGGCATCCGCCAGTTCATTCATCTCGCTTGTATCTGGATCGGATCGCCGCTGAACGTCATGGTGGCCAGTGTAATTATTCGACAACGTCGATTAAGAAATCCACGCAATACTTTCTGGTTGGGCGtcattttctgtaatttattGGCTTTCGCCAACGCGGTGATCGAATATATTGCGTTCGAGCAGCTGAACGTAACAGCTTGTTTGATCTTCCGCATCACTGCCGGAATCCCATATACggtaaattcatttaaaaaattgatccaTCAtccatgaatttgaattaaccGTCTTTACGGCAATAAAGTTGTTGCTAGTCAACTTGCTTCTGGCCACGTTGGATCGATGGGTTGCTTTGACCTATCCGCTATTTCATCGAGAAACAATCACCGTCAAACTTGTCATCGTTGTTCAAATATGTTTCTGCACAGTCGTCATTTTACTGTCTACTTTACCTTACTGGACCAAAATGATTCCGCTGATGGGTTGCGGCGTTGATCCCAGAGTTCTCGAATGGACCACGATCGTCTTTTTGAGGTTATATCGATCGGCTCAGCTGATAAAATGAAGAAACGTGCCATTTTAACAActtgtgtttctttcttttctcgacAGTCTTACGTTGCTTAGCATAATGGCTCAAGTGCAGATTTACTGCAGAGCTAGGACCTGTCTGAGAAGGGATCTAACCCACCAGCTCTTCAACCACCATCAACACCGCATCAATCGACTTGAATTGGAAGCGACAGTCACGTTGGTATGCGGAGTCATGTCTCTATGTCTCTTCAGTCTTCCGTATTCGGCGATTTCCATGGGTGACTGGATTTGCCGTCGTTACCTTCATCCATTTTCTCCTATTCCACACCACAATTGGTGCTCGGCGGTGCAGTCTACTCTGCCGTATCTTCGCGAACTGTTTTTAATACATAGCGTTTATAATCCCATCATGTACATGATTCGTAGTCGAGAATTCACCAACGCTCTATGCTCCATTATCACTTGTCCGGAGAGCCCCAAAGCGTGAACCGACGTTACagcacaaaaaagaagagaccTGCGAAAAGAGACGAGGAAAATATAGAGTAATATTTTTTGGTGGTCGCCAAgcctacaaaataaaaatcccgcATGACAGGAATACACAAATGTTTGATTTCACACTAAATGGTTAAATATCAATGACAGAATCAAAGAAGCTCGAGTGGGACTCGACATATCGTTCATTGGTAAGTGCTCCGGGAAAGCACATCACGAACATTTCTGGCACCGGATATAATAGTATGTAACGTACATTTACAATGGTACGACTTCGATGTCCTACTATTTTGTACACGACAGTGTTCCGTCTTTAACTGGGTTATCTGTTTCCTCCATGTTTATCTGATTTTCATCGTTGGCCGTTTCTTTCTCTTGGCCTTCCAAGACGGCGCACATTTCTTCAATCTGAGCCAGTTCTCGGTAGGTTGGATCAGCCACGGGTTCTGGTTTCGGAAGTGTATGATGAGTCTTTAGGATACTGAATTCCATGGCGCTGAGGAAATGACTTGTGTTGTTTAGGTCCATGTTCACGTGGGGGCGTGGCTCAGTATCTAGCTCCTGGTAGAGTTTATGCAAATCTTGGTTGGCGAAGCGCACTTGGTGATCGCTGTGAACGTCGCTCAACTCGCGTAAATCGCTCATTTTGGCCAGAAGATTTGCAAACGTCCTGCAATTTCAAAAGGATTATGTTTAAGGGCCGTCTATCAGGATAATGATCACACGAATTACCGTCCTTTGTCGTCGGGTCCGTATTTCCAGTGGCAATAGCGTTCTAGAAGTAAAATGTACTGTTCTTGAGCTTTAACTATGGATTCACGAGCGACCAGGTCGGCCCGCTCCGGCGTGAATAATGTAATGAGACTCAACAACATGATAGTGGGCTCATCAACTTTAAGTTTCTGCATTGACGAGATAAAAGTCAGATGCATCTCAGCCAATTGAGGGGAAAGAAGACGCTGGACATCTTCCAGGCTTAGCGATGGTGTAAATTCGTCAACTGGCGTGTTGATTCGCCATTCTTTGTCCGTCATACGAAACGAAGCGACTGCACGAAGAATTGATAACTGCATAACAGCTGCTTGTAGTAGGGTCGCTTGATCTTGTCGGCAGAGAGAAGAGAACTCGGTCAGAGAGCGGGCAAAGGCAGCCCATCGGCGGATGCCTGTGGTGAACATGCTGATCACTTGCAAACCGCTTCGTGGTGTACTGTTCTGCGTCACTTCGGCTCCAAAAGGTACTTGCCTTCATTgtggaaaaggaaaacaaattttaataatgGAATGATAATACAAAGAGAGAAAGTTATACTACTTGTAAGCTTTCCAATAGTCATCgacaattttttctaaaaatgtcACATCCTCTGGCATTAGATAAACAAGGATATTTTCAAATCTGGGTTGGTAGGGAGAAGTGTTTTGCAAAGCTGAATCAGGACTGCTGCTTCGCTGCTCATCTAACTCAGCATTTTGCTTTGCAGGCTTATTGACTAGCTTCGCTTCTCtcattttcacattttcttcATCAGTTCGAAGCCATCCtaagaatattttcaaaatacaaaTATGCATTAGAATATGTACCACatactgtaaaaaaataaataaataaataaataatacctTTTTCCATTCCTATTGAGAAACATTTCTGGATCCTACACTTCTGGCACGATCTTCTATTTTCCTTGTTTACAATACAAGATTGGCCGTGGACACAGAAAAATGCCTTGAAGGAATCATTTTGCATTGCTCTTCGAAAAAAGGCTTTGCAGGATTCACAACACAATCCGCCAAAGTGGTAACTTTTTGCCTTATCACCACACACTCCACAGATCTTGtttgttgatttgttttcaGGGACAGCATTTTCTTCGTTGCTGGAGCCTAGAGAACTGTTGCTGTCATCCATTTATTGTGTTTACATAACACAACTGCGACAATGTGTACAGAGAAAAACTAACACAGTTTCGGCTCTTGCTTTTTACTTCGAACTTATTTTGTTGTCGAGTTCGACCGTTCTGTCCAATTTACAACATGGCCTTGTTGTTACAACTGCTGGAATTGCCTTGCGCGAAGTAGGAGAACATATAGGAAGTATCGGCTAGAACGCACTGTAAAAGGAGATTAAACGATAAAACCCTCTCTACTTCTGTCTGTTATCTTAAGACGGATATATCCACTATACAAGTAGACACTATGATGCGCTGAGTGCTGAGCTTTTCATTTTAGTTTGGCATGACGTCACGTAAAACAGCTGAtagcttttttatttctgttgcTAAGCGGGAATTCTCAAGGAAGCTGGATTTGCTTTTTCACTTCAAGATTAGAACTGTTCATTCAGTAAAATTGTCGTCTGATTATTTTAGTTTAGtaaaattcatctttaaaataaacacgTGTACTTTTATCAAATACGATAGAAAATTGCTCTAGCATATAGTTTACTTTATTTTCCGTTAATTTCAGAGTTAcgaatcaaaattgaattcagCCACAGTTATTTCACGCATccgaaatttttgaatttttcctgtTATTAGTTATCGCAACAAAaataatgtaaaataaaaatataatagcaagaaaataaaattgtggCATGCATACCCGTTACGGTTTTAGGAAAGTCGTCCCGGAATAGAATGTATTTTGGTACTTTGAAGTAGGCAACCTAAAGTATTATCCGCAAATAGTTTAATTTTCACACAAACCGTGCTTACTTTAGAGCTATTTTTATCGAGCTTTTCTTACCTTGTCGCGACAGAAATTTCGAAGATCATCTTCCGTCGCTACGCAGCCGGGGCGTAGGCGGACCCATGCGCAAACTTCCTCACCCAATCTAACGTCAGGAACGCCAATCACCTGTGGAACGACATTTTGGAgggaaaacaatcaaaatttgaaaaatacaagGAAATTAAACTAAAGATTTATTTACATGAACCTCTGCGACGGCTGGATGAGTATGAAGTAACTCTTCAATTTCACGCGGATAAATGTTTTCTCCTAATAAATCAATTGATTAGTTTATAACTTTAagttttagaaagaaaatttcgttTACCGCCTCTTATGAGCATGTCTTTTGCCCGCCCAACGATTTGACCATAACCATTTTCATCAATGACGGCAATATCACTACcgagaaaaaaacttcaaaaatcTACTTTATTTCAAgaaaacagaattttaattcattaccCTGTACGTAACCAACGATCCACCGAAATCATCTCCTTTGTTTTCTCATCATCGTTCCAGTATTTCAACATATTAGAATACCCACGAGTGTACAGCTCTCCAGGTGTGTTAATGGGGACAATATGTCCATCTTCATTAACCACTTTAACCTTAGCCAAGATACAATTGATTAGGTTAAAATGCGTTTCAAAAGGATTGCTAATGATACCTCAGTGTAATCGCTAGGAAATCCTATGGTTGAGTGTCGCACTTCTAACGGATCACTAGAATATCCGGAGAAAGTCACTGGGCTGGTTTCCGTCATTCCATATGCCACCTGAAAAATaccaaagaaacaaattattttctagACAAGTAATTAATTCAATCAGAGATAACTATACCACAAAATCTTTCATGTGGAGATCATGAACGACAGCCTTGACAATCGATTGCGGACACGGAGCTCCAGCCATGTATCCAGTTGATAGGCTACTTAGATCGTAGCTATTTAAATCAGGCAGATTAAGAATGTCGACAAACATTGTCGGTGTACCATAGAGAGAAGTGCATCTAAAATTCAATAGTTGATTCTTGTAAACGAACGGAACCGTATCGAACATTTTACCAGCTAAATTATACCTCTCTTGCTCTACGGCCTTGACAGCTTTTCTTGCGCTAAAAGCGGGACTGGAAAGTACATAACTTCCTCCGTGGCTCACTGCACTGAGTACACCCATAACACATCCGAAGCAGTGATAAAGTGGAACTGGAAGGCAAAGGCGATGCGCCTACGCTGAAAGGTTTTACAAACTTGTCCCTATAAAAATTAAGTACGATACGATTTTAATATCACCTTAAGATGGTAGCCCGTTCGCAGTCCCATCAGGTATCCATTATTGACGATGTTATGGTGCGTCAAGGTAGCTCCTTTAGGACTCCCCGTAGTACCCTgaaaaaaccaattattttcatgaagTATTCTGCCGTAATTTGGTTTAAGCTTACCGAAGTGAATTGAATATTTGCTGGTTCGTCAAACTGGATTTTACTTTGAATTCCACCAATTTCCTTCAATTCATTGTTGCCTCCCATTTGCATAATGTCTTGAAAGCGCCATGTTCCCCTGTTGAATGCCAATTTGGCAACatgcgaattttttaaaaagcctaTTAGTATGCGTTTGCAAAAATTTGCAATATTTAATCCTTCATACTTTTCAATGCGATCAGATATCATAATCACACTTTCTAGGGTGGGAACCTCGCGGCTCTTgataaaatccatttcttttgtttctttgatttcaGGCACGGCTTCGTTCAAGATGGAGAAATAGTCAAGATTTTTAAATGACTCTGCAGCTACAAGGGTTTTAATGCCAACTTTGTTCAAGGCATATTTTAATTCCAGGGGTTGATAGGATGGATTTATATTTACCTGTTGAgtggaataaaaatgaaaatatatcaaTTTACAAcatgatacaaaataaaagactAACCAGAATAAGGCCAGCTCTTGCTGCTCCCCATTGAGTCAGAGCCCATTCATATGAGTTAGGCCCCCATATGCCAATCCTGTCTCCACGTTTAAGTTTCAGTGAAACAAATCCAGCTGCTAATTGATTGGCCTGTTATAAATGAAAACAgatgtatatatgtatgtcAATGAAGATGTAAATAATTTAGAAATGATTCAAACATCATTTAGTAGTTGCTGATAGGTCTTTCGAATGTTTTGGTGAATAACTACAACAGCTTCTCTGTCACCGTATTTGTTTGCTGTATTTTCCAAGAGCTGTCCAATTGTTAGACCCAACAATGGGGTGGACCCAGGTCCACAAACATAgctggtttcatattttctattttctttagtTCTGTTGgaagtattgaaattaataaaacCCATTAATGCAATATGTACAGTATTTACTACCTTTGAAAAACAGGGACTGATGAAGAGAGAGGTCTAAGACTTGTCAAATGAGAAGTTTGGGGTTTTAAACTGTGAATGCACTTGCTACTGCATCTAGagattttagaaaaacaaaacatttcacTGCTGaagacaaaaacaatcaacaaaACACTTTTAGGGGTTTTGATTTGTAATCACTGGTACACTGATTGAGAGGAATGCCCCTTTAATAACAACGATATTTCTAGATTTGCACGATAGCTGCTGAGCTGAACCGAGCTAAACAAATACTGTGCCATAAAGCAGTGTTAAACTTCAAGGTCGAGATAAGAGATGAGACCCATCAGAGAGAGACGACCcagtattttgaaaaaaaaaaaaaaaagcctcagGGGGTTTGGTTGTTCTAATGATATTCTGAAAATacaaatagaattttttaaatgttcttcTTACGTAACTTGAGAATAAGTCGGATTGAAGGAAATTAacataatatttaaattttaaagggagcagttttcaaatttccctcaATAACACACCAGACGCCATCTGGCGCGACCAACCGCATGACGCAGTTTTGGAaagtcaaaattaatttttttaaaaggaaatgtaaataaaactaaataacaataaatttaatttgctaTAAATATACGAAATTTTgtctattatttctttttatacgcGGCACTAGTGATGATCGATACCGAAACttaatttattttcgtttcttttcgaTCGTGCGCTCCATGAATGGATTATGGATGCCGGTCTGCAGAAGCATGCCGCGCATATGTTAGTAATTCAAATAAACCTTATAAAAACCCCTCACACAAGTGCATTTATAATATACACACTTCGTACAAGAGGCAGAGAGATAGTCAGCCAATGAGATGTTCTGCTTGTTAAGAAATAGGCGGATACCAGGTTCCTTAATTTAGTcatttcaaagttttccattattttaaatacattCATAAGCTTACTTTTAATTAGGTAGTCACGCcacagaatttttgttttttccctcaTATTTTATCATTCAATATTCAATTACGTTAacgaattcaaattatttaatcaatttaatACTGCATAAGTACTGAACATAATGAAATAAACTCTTAAAGATACAACATACACATTTCAGGAATCAATtaataaacagaaaaaaaaatacagcagttttagtaaaaacaaattaaattcttGGGATTTTCGGTTGGTGTGTACTGGTGTCGAATCTACTTGCACATGTGCACTTCGACTTGACGTCGACACGTTTTACAGCGAACCTGCTGGTTGTATTCCACAGCAAAGATTCCCacaaacgaataaaaaattaaataaaacttacattttttaaaaaaagtagataattcttttgaaaatttgctgttATTACCGTGCAGCACCAAATGTATTTGCAATTGCATCGTTCGACTTGTTCACGGATAACGGTGATGTAACCACGCCCGCAACACAGGGAAGCGCAACTGCCGCTGCTACTTTCGTGGGTTGCGTTGCACATCCTTCCGGCCGTACCCAAACTGCCCGATTGTTTATCCGGCCGACAAAAGTCAGGTGATTTAGTGATGTAGATAAGGTCTTGCTCGTTGAAACCGCCGTCTCGAACGGCCGTGGATGCCATCAAGCTAGGAGGGGCCTGCGGATGATGATGCTGGATTGCCGTCAACATGGCCAGTCTTCCGGAAGCTACGGCACTCCGGCGGCGCATGTCGTTTGGTCGACGAGGCGTAACTTCCACGGCCAATCCGTACAGCGTCTAATTTCCCCCAACATTGGTCAGCTCTTATTAGATATTGAAGTTTAAATATCTTCAAAATTTAAACCACTGTTTCATTTACTTTCATTCGACTGGCTATTTCCCCAACAGGTGGCAGCGATCGCCAGCAGGTTTTAATTTGACACGAACCTGTTTGAATTCAATGAAACGCTCTAACTAAAATTCAGGGAATCCAAAGCATAAAAATATCATGTAGTTAATTGAAAACTCATTTTTCACCAGAAACGCCGTGGCATTTGCATTGCGTCTGTAGACTTTGCTCGGCCACCTGCGCGATtccaaataattatttcaaaaacttgTCCTATTACAGATATAATTGGTACTACAAATTATAGCAGAGTGATGCAATACTTTACGACCGACGCGGTTGTTGTGCATGTTCACAGCGGAAATGACGTGAGGTTTTTTCCAGTGCTGGACAGCAGAACCCGAATGTCCGCCCAGTGATTCGCTGTGGTCGGAAACGCGCAAAAGATTCGTTGCAGCTTTGCGATTCACTCGTTTCAGGGATGCATCCGTGAATGATTTGGCGAACTGCTTAGCTTTAATTGTCATTGTTATTCCAGTAAGAACGTGAAATGTAATTCAATGATTTCGTaattaccatatttgatgtCATCACCGCAACCTCCCCACTTGAATTGACCATCGGGTGGGTGGCGCGGGAACGAGCCGCAGGCGCACTGCTTCAAAATTCCCGAAGAACAACCTCGTGCAACCGCACGAGTCAGTGCAGCCGAAGTGAGCGCATACACCCAAGCTTGTTCCCTGGTTCCTGTTATAATAAAGTTAAATAATATGATGAGAACCTCTAAAAAGTCGAACTGGCGGGCAATTGGATAtcttcattcaaaaatgatgCATTAATTAACCGTGAGATAGATCGGGTGCCTTCCGTGGGAGGAAGTCGATCGAGCTGCAGTTCCACCTGCGCTCGGCGAAGGCTTGCCGACAGGCTTGACTGCTGGATTGGCCCGCCTCCCAAACGGAGAGCATCGTAGCTGGCTGCTGGAGGCACACTTTAACTTGCTCCTTGGTCAACAGTTTCTGACGGACGGCCGACCAGCAAGTCGATTTGATGTTGTTAATCTGGCGACTGGACGAATTGAGGGTAGTCCAATTCCAAAACTCACTATCCCAGTGTCTGTGTAAACCTCTGtgccaagaaaaacaaattccaagTTAAGCAATCCAGGGATATCAAGGGAAAATGTGTTTACTTACATCCAGTTGATGGAGACTGCAGGCGTGGCCATCAGTAGGCAAAGAATGAGCAGCCCGATCAATTGACAGCCATCCATGACCATCGCACAACGTGTTAATCGGATCGACTGTCGATCATCCAGGGCCGGTAAGGggggaagggggaaaaaggaagACGGTTGAAACGATGCTTTGATGGCGGATCGAGTCTGACTGAAAGGCGTCTTGTAACTTTCAACCTCTTCTTTACCTTTTGTGGGGGAACAAACAGAAGAGAACGGTGTGTTGTTTTGGTGGCCGGAACAAAGATTGCCGCACACCGAGCAAGCCCACCTGTTGGAATTGTTTTTCCTCGGAATAAAATACAAGGGTTTCTTTCGAAACGAGATCGATCAATCACATCGGTTCCGCCCTTGCCCACGTCGTTATCACATCGCTCATTCAAACCAAGCAGAGACTATGCAATTAacccaaccaaaaaaagaaacataaatagaaagaaacaaagacaAAGAGAATAAGGAGAAAGAACTAGATTGAAATGAGTGACCACAAATGGCTGAGAGCGAGCAAACATCGTCAATGGACGTACACTACACACCTCGCGTACTTGGTGCTAAATGATACCTGAAGGTGCGAGGGAAAAAGACCCTCCCTTCCGATTGCGTACGTTCCTGTGACTTCATCCTTATTTGAGGTAGCGACGACAAGGAACAAaacatgagaaaaaaaaaccttgttaGTTCGTCTTATTAGCGTCATGACTCTTTCTC comes from Daphnia pulicaria isolate SC F1-1A chromosome 11, SC_F0-13Bv2, whole genome shotgun sequence and encodes:
- the LOC124315448 gene encoding rhodopsin-like, producing MANHAEEDTLSPESTSERLAGVNNITIPSSWNETGYESYPPSLDGIRQFIHLACIWIGSPLNVMVASVIIRQRRLRNPRNTFWLGVIFCNLLAFANAVIEYIAFEQLNVTACLIFRITAGIPYTLLLVNLLLATLDRWVALTYPLFHRETITVKLVIVVQICFCTVVILLSTLPYWTKMIPLMGCGVDPRVLEWTTIVFLSLTLLSIMAQVQIYCRARTCLRRDLTHQLFNHHQHRINRLELEATVTLVCGVMSLCLFSLPYSAISMGDWICRRYLHPFSPIPHHNWCSAVQSTLPYLRELFLIHSVYNPIMYMIRSREFTNALCSIITCPESPKA
- the LOC124315309 gene encoding thyroid hormone receptor beta-A-like produces the protein MDDSNSSLGSSNEENAVPENKSTNKICGVCGDKAKSYHFGGLCCESCKAFFRRAMQNDSFKAFFCVHGQSCIVNKENRRSCQKCRIQKCFSIGMEKGWLRTDEENVKMREAKLVNKPAKQNAELDEQRSSSPDSALQNTSPYQPRFENILVYLMPEDVTFLEKIVDDYWKAYKQVPFGAEVTQNSTPRSGLQVISMFTTGIRRWAAFARSLTEFSSLCRQDQATLLQAAVMQLSILRAVASFRMTDKEWRINTPVDEFTPSLSLEDVQRLLSPQLAEMHLTFISSMQKLKVDEPTIMLLSLITLFTPERADLVARESIVKAQEQYILLLERYCHWKYGPDDKGRTFANLLAKMSDLRELSDVHSDHQVRFANQDLHKLYQELDTEPRPHVNMDLNNTSHFLSAMEFSILKTHHTLPKPEPVADPTYRELAQIEEMCAVLEGQEKETANDENQINMEETDNPVKDGTLSCTK
- the LOC124315213 gene encoding medium-chain acyl-CoA ligase ACSF2, mitochondrial-like, whose protein sequence is MFCFSKISRCSSKCIHSLKPQTSHLTSLRPLSSSVPVFQRTKENRKYETSYVCGPGSTPLLGLTIGQLLENTANKYGDREAVVVIHQNIRKTYQQLLNDANQLAAGFVSLKLKRGDRIGIWGPNSYEWALTQWGAARAGLILVNINPSYQPLELKYALNKVGIKTLVAAESFKNLDYFSILNEAVPEIKETKEMDFIKSREVPTLESVIMISDRIEKGTWRFQDIMQMGGNNELKEIGGIQSKIQFDEPANIQFTSGTTGSPKGATLTHHNIVNNGYLMGLRTGYHLKAHRLCLPVPLYHCFGCVMGVLSAVSHGGSYVLSSPAFSARKAVKAVEQERCTSLYGTPTMFVDILNLPDLNSYDLSSLSTGYMAGAPCPQSIVKAVVHDLHMKDFVVAYGMTETSPVTFSGYSSDPLEVRHSTIGFPSDYTEVKVVNEDGHIVPINTPGELYTRGYSNMLKYWNDDEKTKEMISVDRWLRTGDIAVIDENGYGQIVGRAKDMLIRGGENIYPREIEELLHTHPAVAEVHVIGVPDVRLGEEVCAWVRLRPGCVATEDDLRNFCRDKVAYFKVPKYILFRDDFPKTVTGKIQKFRMREITVAEFNFDS
- the LOC124315245 gene encoding protein Wnt-11b-2-like isoform X1, which codes for MTLIRRTNKVFFSHVLFLVVATSNKDEVTGTYAIGREGLFPSHLQSLLGLNERCDNDVGKGGTDVIDRSRFERNPCILFRGKTIPTGGLARCAAIFVPATKTTHRSLLFVPPQKSIRLTRCAMVMDGCQLIGLLILCLLMATPAVSINWIGLHRHWDSEFWNWTTLNSSSRQINNIKSTCWSAVRQKLLTKEQVKVCLQQPATMLSVWEAGQSSSQACRQAFAERRWNCSSIDFLPRKAPDLSHGTREQAWVYALTSAALTRAVARGCSSGILKQCACGSFPRHPPDGQFKWGGCGDDIKYAKQFAKSFTDASLKRVNRKAATNLLRVSDHSESLGGHSGSAVQHWKKPHVISAVNMHNNRVGRKVAEQSLQTQCKCHGVSGSCQIKTCWRSLPPVGEIASRMKTLYGLAVEVTPRRPNDMRRRSAVASGRLAMLTAIQHHHPQAPPSLMASTAVRDGGFNEQDLIYITKSPDFCRPDKQSGSLGTAGRMCNATHESSSGSCASLCCGRGYITVIREQVERCNCKYIWCCTQVRCKTCRRQVEVHMCK
- the LOC124315245 gene encoding protein Wnt-11b-2-like isoform X2 — translated: MTLIRRTNKVFFSHVLFLVVATSNKDEVTGTYAIGREGLFPSHLQSLLGLNERCDNDVGKGGTDVIDRSRFERNPCILFRGKTIPTGGLARCAAIFVPATKTTHRSLLFVPPQKSIRLTRCAMVMDGCQLIGLLILCLLMATPAVSINWIGLHRHWDSEFWNWTTLNSSSRQINNIKSTCWSAVRQKLLTKEQVKVCLQQPATMLSVWEAGQSSSQACRQAFAERRWNCSSIDFLPRKAPDLSHGTREQAWVYALTSAALTRAVARGCSSGILKQCACGSFPRHPPDGQFKWGGCGDDIKYAKQFAKSFTDASLKRVNRKAATNLLRVSDHSESLGGHSGSAVQHWKKPHVISAVNMHNNRVGRKVAEQSLQTQCKCHGVSGSCQIKTCWRSLPPVGEIASRMKTLYGLAVEVTPRRPNDMRRRSAVASGRLAMLTAIQHHHPQAPPSLMASTAVRDGGFNEQDLIYITKSPDFCRPDKQSGSLGTAGRMCNATHESSSGSCASLCCGRGYITVIREQVERCNCKYIWCCTVRCKTCRRQVEVHMCK
- the LOC124315245 gene encoding protein Wnt-11b-2-like isoform X3 → MVMDGCQLIGLLILCLLMATPAVSINWIGLHRHWDSEFWNWTTLNSSSRQINNIKSTCWSAVRQKLLTKEQVKVCLQQPATMLSVWEAGQSSSQACRQAFAERRWNCSSIDFLPRKAPDLSHGTREQAWVYALTSAALTRAVARGCSSGILKQCACGSFPRHPPDGQFKWGGCGDDIKYAKQFAKSFTDASLKRVNRKAATNLLRVSDHSESLGGHSGSAVQHWKKPHVISAVNMHNNRVGRKVAEQSLQTQCKCHGVSGSCQIKTCWRSLPPVGEIASRMKTLYGLAVEVTPRRPNDMRRRSAVASGRLAMLTAIQHHHPQAPPSLMASTAVRDGGFNEQDLIYITKSPDFCRPDKQSGSLGTAGRMCNATHESSSGSCASLCCGRGYITVIREQVERCNCKYIWCCTQVRCKTCRRQVEVHMCK
- the LOC124315245 gene encoding protein Wnt-11b-2-like isoform X4; this translates as MTLIRRTNKVFFSHVLFLVVATSNKDEVTGTYAIGREGLFPSHLQSLLGLNERCDNDVGKGGTDVIDRSRFERNPCILFRGKTIPTGGLARCAAIFVPATKTTHRSLLFVPPQKSIRLTRCAMVMDGCQLIGLLILCLLMATPAVSINWIGLHRHWDSEFWNWTTLNSSSRQINNIKSTCWSAVRQKLLTKEQVKVCLQQPATMLSVWEAGQSSSQACRQAFAERRWNCSSIDFLPRKAPDLSHGTREQAWVYALTSAALTRAVARGCSSGILKQCACGSFPRHPPDGQFKWGGCGDDIKYAKQFAKSFTDASLKRVNRKAATNLLRVSDHSESLGGHSGSAVQHWKKPHVISAVNMHNNRVGRKVAEQSLQTQCKCHGVSGSCQIKTCWRSLPPVGEIASRMKS